The following is a genomic window from Candidatus Rokuibacteriota bacterium.
GAAGTCCACGTTCCCCCGCGCCTCGGCGGCGGAGAGCCGCGGCGACATCTGCCAGGTGGCGAACCGGAGCTTGCCGGCGTAGGCCGGCGCTGCGAAGGGGCAGTCGTCCACGCGGAGCCCGCCCATGAGCGTGAGCGGCGCGAGGCGGTCGGCCTGCGCCATGATCTCGCCGAGGAGCGCCGTGGGGTCGCCGCAGCCCGGGGGGAGGAGGACCTTCATGCCGGGGCGCAAGCGTCCCACGGCATCGGCGAGCGTGGCTTTCTCGAAGGCCCGTGGCATGGAGCGCGGGTAGTATAATCGCCCACCGGTGGCGCGGACAACGGAAACGCGCCGGCCTGGCGTCGGGGTGACGGCGACTGAGATCGCGCGAGGGGAGTCGTGGAGCGTGAACGACCGGCGGGGACGGGCGGGCGACAGCCCGGGTGCCCGTCGGGGGGAGGCCAACTGAGATCGCGCGAGGGGAGTCGTGGAGCGTGAACGACCGGCGGGGACGGGCGGGCGACAGCCCGGGTGCCCGTCCCAGGTGAAGGAGACCCAACATGCCCAAGATCGTTCAGGCCGTGAACCCGCCCACCCTCGCCAGGCCCGTCGGCTACTCCCATGGCTGGGAAGTCCAGGGCGGAAGGATCCTCTACCTCGCGGGCCAGGTGGCCTTCGACAAGGACGGCAAGGTCGTGGGGAAGGGCGACATCGTCCGCCAGTTTCGCCAGATCTGCGAGAACCTGAAGGCGGTGCTCGCGAGCCGGGCCGGCCAGATGAACGACATCGTGAAGCTCAACATCTTCGTCCTCAGCAAGGCGGACTACCAGGCCCACGGCAGGGAGATCGGCGCCGTGTACCGCGAGTTCTTCGGCAAGCACTACCCCGCCATGACGCTCGTGGAGGTCAAGGGCCTCTACGACGAGGATCAGGG
Proteins encoded in this region:
- a CDS encoding RidA family protein — protein: MPKIVQAVNPPTLARPVGYSHGWEVQGGRILYLAGQVAFDKDGKVVGKGDIVRQFRQICENLKAVLASRAGQMNDIVKLNIFVLSKADYQAHGREIGAVYREFFGKHYPAMTLVEVKGLYDEDQGCLLEIEGVAILD